The DNA region ctaaaagtgcctagggcagcagaaaccctaaatatggccctgggggggctacattatattctgtggggggggggctaccccaacccatgctacataattaagacgtgaactgccttatattataccctgatattagcgctttttaccgcacacttGGTGGTctcgtatctatttctatgtagctatagtgggccccaagaatgattttctctggtgggcccaaggtgctccagtccgacgctggctgtGAGGACAGAGGACGCCGCACACCTGGATCTGTTGCCGCTCACCCCGGCAGACTCCTCCTGGTGCCGCAGTCCGCACGACCCCTTCAGGTGAGCGTGCAGCCGCTGAGCGTTATACCTGCCCTCGCTGCGCTCAGTAGTGACACCATTCTCTCCTCCGTCATGTAGTTGTCACGGACATGcagtgctcgctgctgaccagcagATGGCAGCGCCGCTCCCCCGTCATTTCTAGTAAATGGAAACTAGAAGTGAACACAATGCCTCATCAGTGATGACGTCACACACAGGGGCCCCACTGTCCGGGGGTTCAGGGCCCCCATAAGGTTATGGCTCTGTGCCCACATGGACGCTGAGTATGGCCGCCGCCCGCCGTCTGTAGAGCGCAGGTGCCTCCTCTGATCCCCGATCCATCACCGCGTCCGATACATTGTGCTGGTGAAATCTCTATGGTGCAGGTGCTGCGGTCCTGAGAGACGAGCCGTGTGTCAGTGTCCGCGGGGGTCCGTCCATGGGGGGTCTGCAGGGGGACaggcacatagtggacatgggattgctAGGAATCCCCCCTGTGCCGTCACCTCCGGCCGCAGCCATTCCTGGCCCCGCACACAGTATACCGGGGCTCCGCACACAGTATACCGGGGCCCCGCACACAGTATACCGGGGCCCCGCACACAGTATACCGGGGCCcggtgttatacgccagtgtggaCGAGCCCCAGACCGTCACAGCGATACTACATGACATAAACCTCTCTAGAAGAGCCGCCCCTCCCCCAGCACAGAAGGAAAGTGAAAGTCTCTGCGACACCCTGATATACCGCGCTCAGCAGCCGGTGAGTCTCCCGGGGGGCTACTGGGGGATATCGGGGTCCGGCCGGGCGGACACCTCAGGGGGCCACATCCCCCCCCGGAGCAGCTGGGCTGTGAAGGGCCCTCGTTATATGGGGGGAGGGGGCTGTAGAGGATAAATGTGGTGACCAGGCAGTAATGACCCTGTGACCCATTAACCCTTTCCCTCCGGGGCGGCTGTCTGTGCCAGTCAGTGGTGGGCTGTCAGTGCTGTTATTGTGCTTCTTCCTCTGTGGCCCTTGTGTCCTGTGGTGGTCGGTGATTCTTAGTCGGTGGTCTTATTTCCTCTCATACTGAGCGTGTGACCGCGGCctcaggctttgtgcacacgtcaggatttcttaaagacattttcctgacaaaatccggacatttctgccagaaatccacatgcggtttttttgcacgttttttttttttgcggaatttctgtgttttttttccagacacttcaatttcatgggaaatccgcaaaaataatgaacatgttgcttctttttccggattgcgtttttttttgcggaaaaaaacacatttgcataaaaaatgcggaatgcattctaaatgctaggatgcataatgtatgcgttttttatgcagtattatagcgtttttatcagggaattccacaaaaaaaacgcaaaaaatccagaaGAAATCGCTGACGTGTGACCGCGGCCTGAAGgcgttaaagggatcctgtcagtgaGACCGCCCACCATAACCCCTTTATAGCAGCAGGTAGGGCGGTGCATGGTATTGTTATATCCGATATCTGTTACCTGAatctggaaaatatgcaaatgaGGCACCAAGTGCTTTGTTCCGCCCAGAGCACTTGAGAGTAACCACAGTTGTAACAAATGTGTTTGCAGATCAGTGCAGTGAATGTGCTGAGCTCCACCTGCTTGTGTCTCCTCCAGGCCGGATCCTTCTCCCCTCCAGGCCGGATCCTTCTCTCCTCCAGGCCGGATCCTTCTCTCCTCCAGGCCGGATCCTTCTCCCCTCCAGGCCGGATCCTTCTCCCCTCCAGGCCGGATCCTTCTCTCCTCCAGGCCGGATCCTTCTCCCCTCCAGGCCGGATCCTTCTCCCCTCCAGGCCGGATCCTTCTCTCCTCCAGGCCGGATCCTTCTCCCCTCCAGGCCGGATCCTTCTCCCCTCCAGGCCGGATCCTTCTCCCCTCCAGGCCGGATCCTTCTCTCCTCCAGGCCGGATCCTTCTCTCCTCCAGGCCGGATCCTTCTCTCCTCCAGGCCGGATCCTTCTCCCCTCCAGGCCGGATCCTTCTCCCCTCCAGGCCGGATCCTTCTCCCCTCCAGGCCGGATCCTTCTCCCCTCCAGGCCGGATCCTTCTCCCCTCCAGGCCGGATCCTTCTCCCCTCCAGGCCGGATCCTTCTCCCCTCCAGGCCGGATCCTTCTCTCCTCCAGGCCGGATCCTTCTCTCCTCACCGGTAGAACTCAGTGACTGCAGATTCTCCGTTTCCTGAGGAGATGACGGTTGGTGCCCGTGACGTTCTGTGGAGAACTAGCAGTGTCTGTTGTGTGCTGTGTTTATCGCGGGGTCCCTCCCACAGTGCGCTGTTTTTGTCTCCTTGATGCAGCGTCTTCAGTAAGGTCCTGTGCGGGTACCTCGGAGGCGTCAAAGCGCGGTACCTCGGAGGCGTCAAAGCGCGGTACCTCGGAGGCGTCAAAGCGTGGTACCTCGGAGGCTTCAAAGCGCGGTACCTCGGAGGCGTCAAAGCGCGGTACCTCGGAGGCTTCAAAGCGCGGTACCTCGGAGGCGTCAAAGCGCGGTACCTCGGAGGCGTCAAAGCGCGGTACCTCGGAGGCGTCAAAGCGCGGTACCTCGGAGGCGTCAAAGCGCGGTACCTCGGAGGCTTCAAAGCGCGGTACCTCGGAGGCGTCAAAGCGCGGTACCTCGGAGGCGTCAAAGCGCGGTACCTCGGAGGCGTCAAAGCGCGGTACCTCGGAGGCGTCAAAGCGCGGTACCTCGGAGGCTTCAAAGCGCGGTACCTCGGAGGCGTCAAAGCGCGGTACCGCGGAGGCGTCAAAGCGCGGTACCTCGGAGGCGTCAAAGCGCGGTACCTCGGAGGCGTCAAAGCGCGGTACCTCGGAGGCGTCAAAGCGCGGTACCTCGGAGGCGTCAAAGCGCGGTACCTCGGAGGCGTCAAAGCGCGGTACCTCGGAGGCGTCAAAGCGCGGTACCTCGGAGGCGTCAAAGCGCGGTACCTCGGAGGCGTCAAAGCGCGGTACCTCGGAGGTGAGCACCGACTGCCGCCGCCTCCGGAGCAGACATATATTATATTGTGTATTATTTGTGTCTCATTTCTTGTTTTCTCAGAATATTTCCGGTTTGTTATTTTACTACAATATGAtctgattttttatttatatatgaaGGATTATTCTTCCCCATGAATATTGTAGGGGCTCATCTGCTGACTGCTGGGGTCGGACCACCCACGACTTCAGGTATCTGGGCACCCATATGCTCGGCCCCCgcatcattcattgtctatgggactgacacACAGCCGAGCGTTCTCCGaccgtcctatagacaatgaatggagtgtgcGAGTCACCCGAGACCTGACACATGGttgctgggggtcccagtggtcggaccaCCAGCAGTCAGCAACTGACAAtgtaaaatttttttattttgaacatttttactgttttattttatgTTTCAATCTTTTTGGGGTATTTTGATTCTAAGTAAAAGCTTGTGATGAAGTTGTGGTGTGACTGGGGTCCTGCCGCGGTGGTGGATGATCTCATGGAGCCTACGTTTCTCTTGCAGACCCTGAGACTTCTTGTGGTTCTTTCCGCCCTGTCTCCGGGATTGTCAGGTAATGAGATCCTGCTTCTAGACATGTGATGCCGGGGGGTGCACTTATTTTCTACTGACCCCAGATATTACAGCCGGGGGGTGCACTTATTTTCTACAGACCCCAGATATTACAGCCGGGGGGTGCACTTATTTTCTACAGACCCCAGATATTACAGCCGGGGGGTGCACTTATTTTCTACATACCCCAGATATTACAGCCGGGGGGTGCACTTATTTTCTACATACCCCAGATATTACAGCCGGGGGGTGCACTTATTTTCTACATACCCCAGTTATTACAGCCGGGGGGTGCACTTATTTTCTACATACCCCAGTTATTACAGCCGGGGGGTGCACTTATTTTCTACATACCCCAGTTATTACAGCCGGGGGGTGCACTTATTTTCTACAGACCCCAGTTATTACAGCTATGCACATAAGTCTCTATGTCATTAGGAAGTCTTCTTCTATGGGGACATTGCACATCCACCTCCGGAGCCTCTGTGATACCTAATAACGTTCCTCTAGGATGGGCAGTAGCCTCATCCACTGAGGTGACACGTCTGCCCGGAGTCAGACCGCGAGTCCTCTCTCCCAGTCCGGTGACACaatagtaaggctacgttcacatttgcggtcagcgccgcagcgtcgggcgccgcagcgtcgccgcatgcgtcatgcgcccctatatttaacatgggggcgcatggacatgcgtcgcacttgcgttttgcgccgcatgcgtcactgcggcgcccgcgtccgggcgcagaggacgcagcaagttgcatttttgctgcgtccaaaatcaatgaaaaaaaggacgcatgcggcgcaaaacgcagcgttgtgcatgcgttttgctgcgtttttgtttgcgttgtgcgtttcggcgccgacgctgcggcgcacaacgcaaatgtgaacgtagcctaacatggtCTTTATAGTAACGTCTGCAAGACATATCGATGACTCGGGTTTGTTAAATCAAGTTCTTCATTTTTGGCCGCTCCTCCCTGGGGGTTCCTGGCATCTTTCATAGGAGATAGGGACTTAAAAATCAGAGGATGACAATGATGTCCATGACCTCAGACCATTACTGGCCACTACTGGTTCCTCAGTAGCTTCTTCTTGTATATCCAACCATAATCCAAAGAACCGGACACTGGCCACCATTTTACTGTGATGAAGCAATAGAGGCATTCTGCAGATCCCGACCAGTCTCCTCTCTCCTTGGCCATTCCAAGACTCGTTATTGTCCCATGCTCGGCCCCAGACAAGGCTCCACGTCACATGTTGGAGGCTGGTGACGGGCAGATTTCAGAGTCTGTCCGGCTATCGCCCTATATGATACTTCATCCCTCAGAGCGCCCATTATCACCATCCATGAGGGCCTGGTCTATGGAGAGATGCTGAGATGTTGGAGGCTGGTGACGGGCAGATTTCAGAGTCTGTCTAGCCATTGCCCTGTACGATACTTCACCCCTCAGAGCGCCCATTATCACCATCCATGAGGACCTGGTCTATGGAGAGATGCTGAGATGTTGGAGGCTGGTGACGGGCAGATTTCACAGTCCGTCCAGCTATTGCCCTATACGATACTTCACCCCTTAGAGCGCCCATTATCACCGTCCATGAGGACCCGGTGGATGCCGAGATGTTGGAGGCTGGTGACGGGCAGATTTCACAGTCCGTCCAGCTATTGCCCTATACGATACTTCACCCCTTAGAGCGCCCATTATCACCGTCCATGAGGACCCGGTGGATGCCGAGATGTTGGAGGATGGTGACGGGCACATTTCAGAGTCTCTTTAATGTCCGTGTTCTTTGCAGGTGTCATCCCGCTATCGCAGAAAGCCGTGTCCCCCTCCCTCTACGGCACGGTCACGTTGCCCTGTCACGCTTCTTTTGTGGACGATGTCGCTGGTTTGACCATGATCTGGATGAAGAAAGAAAACAAGGATAATCTAATTCTTTACAAACTCCTCAGTGGAAAAGAAAATCTGGAGGAGCAGGATCCGCGATACGGAGGTCGTGTCGAATTATCCATGGAGTGGTCACGAGGAAATCTAGACCTGACGCTAAGAAACGTCTCGTATGAAGACGAGGGATCGTACTTCTGCCGAGCCGCCAACGCCAAGGGCCACGGAGACAAGATGGTGACATTATCCATAGGAGGTAAGTCCTTTCCATCCAGCCTGTCAGAGAGCTTTCCTCGTCTTGTATGGCGGCACttcaaagtttgtgaacccttcagaattttcaaaatttctgcataaatttgacctaaaactttATCAGAGTTTTACAAAAATTCCTAAGAGTGAACAAAAAACTAAATCCAACAAATAGGTAAAAAATATTCCACTTTGTGATGCTCTTAAATGAGGGAAATGAACCAATACCACTCGTGTGTGAGAcgtaaaagtatgtgaacctttaggatCAGCAGGTTAGTAGTGAGCTCTGACCACAGATGAGCGAAGCTTTTAGAACTTAATATTCGCCAGCTTTGCCTAATTTTTCCCCAAAGTTTACCTTCCAGTGAATCGTAAATTCTGCAAAGCCTCCAATTAACTTGTAAAGCTTTGTGTAACACTCGGGGGTTCCCTAGGACTGAATCCTGCCACTTTCAAGCTTTTTCACCCAGACGCACATGTCTCACACTATGGGCCGGATTCTTCATTTGCgtttctttttgtcacttttttttaatCTTGTGGCATTCGCTGAGCTTTATTCCTCCAAGTTTATCAAAGTGGCGAAACACGGTTCATGAAttttgtaaattttttatttttttcctgtcttATAACGTGTTTTATCTTTTACAGCAAAAAGTCGAATCTTTTTCAAAatgttgcaaatgatgaatcaggcgaaAACATCTACAAACCTGAAGCCGCGTTCACAATGGCGAACTAGAAATCAGTGCGCACGcgtaaaatatatgtaaaaaaggcGCAAATGGAAAGATGAGTTTGGGGCAAACAATAAATGGGCACAAAGCACCACAAACAAGATAAAATACAGGCGCAAATGCGGTAATGAATCCGGCCCCAGCTGTAATGTTTATTCGTGGCTTTCTCTATTTATCTCGATTACTGAGCTGcgacgtcctctcactatccagattcaccctacgatggctgctgcattccctgctcagcttttatacaggctctgaTAGTCCTTTGTGCTGGCTGGGCTATGCCATGAGATATGAAAGCTGCTAGGCATTATGGAGAACCCACACAGCCTGAGGTCTCGCGAACTGACTCTGACTCATGACTGTGAGAATATTGTTTTGATGATGAAGTCACATGGATTTCCTAACTTTCAAGACAAAATTTGCCTTGTATGCGATGGTGGCGGCTCTGCTCCAGTCATGTGGTCGTCCCAGTGTGGGGACGGCAGCCATTCTCAGCTATGATAGTCAGACGCCAACATTTAACCTTCTCCTCCGGCGGCAGGGACCAGGTGCCGGGGATCAGAGGCCGAGCCTCCACCAACATGGCCCCAAAACTGAGGATTGTGAATTTCTCTCTATTTCTGACGCCATATTCCTCGTTTTCAGACCTGGACGCAACGTATCCAACAATTACTCTGGTGACTGAGAAGCAACAACTGAAATGTCTGAGCACCGGTGTTTACTACGCTCCTCAGATCCAGTGGATCACTCCAGTCGGGAAGGATCTGTCCCAATACGGAAGCTTCAATGTCACCGATCTGGGTGATGGCCGGAAGAAGGTGGAATCTGTGCTGGAACATGACATAAAGGCAGAGGAACAAGTGTTGTGTCACATCCGAGAGGGACGACTGAAAAGATCTATTCGAGGCGTCATATCAGGTATCGTCCTGAGACGTAACACAAGACGTGACGGACGGGCGAGGAGATCAGTCACTGCCCGAGAGAGACCGAGAAACTGCAGTGTGAAAGAGGTCACTGACCCTACACTGCCATAGCAAATAAACTGATGAGTGGTGTCTGCCAACTGGTGCTGGGgctcgtacagtagagaatccagtgggaccgctcttacagtagagaatccagtgttaccgctcttacagtagagtatccacagtgtgaccgctcttacagtagagaatccacagtgtgaccgctcttacagtagagaatccacagtgtggccgctcttacagtagagaatccacagtatgaccgctcttacagtagagaatccacagtgtgaccgctcttacagtagagaatccagtgtgaccgctcttacagtagagaatccacagtgtgaccgctcttacagtagagaatccacagtgtgaccgctcttacagtagaggatccacagtgtggccgctcttacagtagagaatccacagtgtggccgctcttacagtagagaatccacagtgtgaccgctcttacagtagaggatccacagtgtgaccgctcttacagtagagaatccacagtggggccgctcttacagtagaggatCCACAGtgggaccgctcttacagtagagaatccagtgtgaccgctcttacagtagagaatccacagtgtgaccgctctttcaGTAGAGAATCCACCGTGGGACCGCTCTTACActagagaatccacagtgtgaccgctcttacagtagaggatCCACAGtgggaccgctcttacagtagaaaaTACAGTGgggccgctcttacagtagagaatccacagtgtgaccgctcttacagtagagaatccacagtgtggccgctcttacagtagaggatCCACAGtgggaccgctcttacagtagagaatccacagtggggccgctcttacagtagaggatCCACAGtgggaccgctcttacagtagagaatccagtgtgactgctcttacagtagagaatccacagtgtgactgctcttacagtagagatccccacagtgtgacccctcttacagtagagaatccacagtgtgaccgctcttacagtagagaatccacagtgtgaccgctcttacagtagagatccccacagtgtgaccgctcttacagtagaggatccacagtgtgaccgctcttacagtagagaatccacagtgtgaccgctcttacagtagaggatccacagtgtggccgctcttacagtagagaatccacagtgtggccgctcttacagtagagaatccaccgtgggaccgctcttacagtagagaatccacagtgtgaccgctcttacagtagagaatccacagtgtgaccgctcttacagtagagaatccacagtgtgaccgctcttacagtagagaatccacagtgtgaccgctcttacagtagagaatccacagtgtgaccgctcttacagtagagaatccacagtgtgaccgctcttacagtagaggatccacagtgtgaccgctcttacagtagagaatccacagtgtgaccgctcttacagtagagaatccacagtgtgaccgctcttacagtagaggatCCACAGtgggaccgctcttacagtagaaaaTACAGTGgggccgctcttacagtagagaatccacagtggggccgctcttacagtagaggatCCACAGtgggaccgctcttacagtagagaatccagtgtgactgctcttacagtagagaatccacagtgtgacctctcttacagtagagatccccacagtgtgacccctcttacagtagagaatccacagtgtgaccgctcttacagtagagaatccacagtgtgaccgctcttacagtagagattcccacagtgtgaccgctcttacagtagaggatccacagtgtgaccgctcttacagtagagaatccacagtgtgaccgctcttacagtagaggatccacagtgtggccgctcttacagtagagaatccacagtgtgaccgctcttacagtagaggatccacagtgtgaccgctcttacagtagagaatccacagtgtgaccgctcttacagtagagaatccacagtgtgaccgctcttacagtagagaatccacagtgtgaccgctcttacagtagagaatccacagtgtgaccgctcttacagtagagaatccacagtgtgaccgctcttacagtagagaatccacagtgtgaccgctcttacagtagaggatccacagtgtgaccgctcttacagtagagaatccacagtgtgaccgctcttacagtagagaatccacagtgtgaccgctcttacagtagagaatccacagtgtgaccactcttacagtagaggatccacagtgtgaccgctcttacactagagaatccacagtgtgaccgctcttacagtagagaatccacagtgtgaccgctcttacagtagagaatccacagtgtgaccgctcttacagtagaggatccacagtgtgaccgctcttacagtagag from Ranitomeya variabilis isolate aRanVar5 chromosome 3, aRanVar5.hap1, whole genome shotgun sequence includes:
- the LOC143814912 gene encoding putative butyrophilin subfamily 2 member A3 → MTTLRLLVVLSALSPGLSGVIPLSQKAVSPSLYGTVTLPCHASFVDDVAGLTMIWMKKENKDNLILYKLLSGKENLEEQDPRYGGRVELSMEWSRGNLDLTLRNVSYEDEGSYFCRAANAKGHGDKMVTLSIGDLDATYPTITLVTEKQQLKCLSTGVYYAPQIQWITPVGKDLSQYGSFNVTDLGDGRKKVESVLEHDIKAEEQVLCHIREGRLKRSIRGVISDGMHSVTVQG